From Aestuariirhabdus haliotis, one genomic window encodes:
- the nhaB gene encoding sodium/proton antiporter NhaB: protein MSASLKGAFANNFLGNTSGWYKYTIIAFLVINPIILYLAGPVVAGWVLVLEFIFTLAMALKCYPLQPGGLLVAEALLIGLSSPQSLEHEVFQNFPVILLLMFMVAGIYFMQSLLLFAFTKILLGVRSKVLLSLLFSIVAAVLSAFLDALTVTAVVISVGVGFYSVYHKVASGKKLQHPDHNHLQDDLVVEFHRSDLEQFRAFLRSLLMHAAVGTALGGVCTLVGEPQNLLIAEKMEWDFVEFFIRMAPVTMPVLFCGLLTVVALELTGWFGYGATLPEKVRGVLEEFDDIQNKKRTGRDKAALIVQALVGLVLVLGLAFHIAEVGLIGLLVIVLVTSFNGIIEEHQIGKAFEEALPFTALLVVFFGVVAVIHDQHLFTPVINAVLAMDAEIQPTMFFIANGVLSMISDNVFVATVYINEVKDAFVNGAITREQFDSLAIAINTGTNLPSVATPNGQAAFLFLLTSALAPLIRLSYGRMVIMALPYTLVMGTVGLLAVRFLI, encoded by the coding sequence ATGAGTGCGTCATTAAAGGGGGCCTTTGCCAATAATTTCCTGGGCAACACCTCCGGTTGGTACAAATACACGATCATCGCGTTTCTTGTGATCAACCCTATTATCCTCTATCTGGCTGGCCCCGTTGTCGCAGGCTGGGTGCTGGTTCTAGAGTTTATATTCACGCTAGCCATGGCACTAAAGTGCTACCCACTCCAGCCCGGCGGCTTATTGGTTGCGGAAGCATTACTCATCGGCCTTAGCAGCCCTCAATCCCTTGAACACGAAGTTTTTCAAAACTTCCCAGTCATTCTGCTGCTGATGTTTATGGTTGCCGGCATCTACTTTATGCAAAGCCTCCTGCTTTTTGCCTTCACCAAAATTTTATTAGGCGTCCGCTCCAAGGTTTTGTTATCTCTGCTTTTTTCCATCGTTGCTGCCGTACTGTCAGCCTTTCTGGATGCGCTCACAGTCACTGCCGTGGTAATCAGTGTCGGCGTGGGCTTTTATTCCGTCTACCATAAAGTGGCTTCCGGCAAGAAACTTCAACACCCTGATCACAACCACCTGCAAGATGACCTCGTGGTTGAGTTCCATCGCAGCGATCTGGAACAGTTTCGAGCCTTCCTGCGTAGCCTGCTCATGCACGCAGCGGTTGGAACTGCCCTTGGAGGTGTCTGCACCCTGGTAGGCGAACCGCAAAACCTGCTGATTGCTGAAAAAATGGAATGGGACTTTGTCGAATTCTTCATCCGCATGGCTCCCGTAACAATGCCCGTTTTGTTTTGCGGACTGCTGACCGTGGTTGCGCTGGAGCTTACGGGCTGGTTCGGTTATGGCGCCACACTACCGGAAAAGGTACGAGGTGTACTGGAAGAGTTTGATGACATTCAGAACAAAAAGCGCACAGGCAGAGACAAGGCCGCACTGATTGTTCAAGCCCTTGTGGGTCTGGTATTGGTGCTAGGTCTGGCTTTCCACATTGCCGAAGTAGGCCTGATTGGCTTGCTCGTCATTGTTTTGGTCACCTCCTTCAACGGTATCATTGAAGAACACCAGATCGGTAAAGCCTTCGAAGAAGCACTACCTTTTACTGCACTATTAGTCGTTTTCTTTGGTGTGGTAGCTGTTATTCATGACCAGCACCTGTTTACTCCGGTTATCAATGCAGTGTTGGCAATGGATGCAGAAATACAGCCCACCATGTTTTTTATCGCAAACGGTGTTCTGTCGATGATCAGCGACAACGTGTTTGTGGCCACCGTTTACATCAATGAGGTCAAAGACGCCTTCGTCAATGGCGCAATCACCCGAGAGCAGTTTGATTCCCTGGCGATCGCCATTAACACCGGTACCAACCTACCCAGCGTAGCGACCCCTAATGGCCAGGCAGCCTTCCTGTTCCTGTTAACCTCTGCTTTGGCACCCTTGATCAGACTTTCCTATGGCCGCATGGTTATCATGGCACTGCCCTATACTCTGGTTATGGGCACCGTAGGCTTACTGGCAGTACGTTTCCTGATCTAG
- the sohB gene encoding protease SohB — MIADSSEINTLEFLAEYGLFFAKTFTLIIGVLILLSGVVAIASRNKRGSSNGQLEVTRLNDEFRDMVDQLKSEVLDEEQVKAEQKRQKKEQKDKKKQAKQQAKKLKSQASGASETEADKASDDTKPRVYVLDFDGDIRASAVDTMREEISAVLGLARPKDEVLVRLESGGGMVHSYGLAASQLQRIRNKGIPLTVSVDKVAASGGYMMACIGDRILAAPFAILGSIGVVAQLPNFHRLLKKNHVDVELLTAGEHKRTLTMFGENTEKGRQKFMEELEDTHGLFKEFVSEHRPQLDMETIATGEVWFGKRALDQQLVDELKTSDEYLFDLKDDHDIFQVSYVYKRSLQEKLGLAAEQSADRLLVKWWGRMQQVRLFS, encoded by the coding sequence ATGATTGCAGATAGCTCGGAGATCAATACCTTGGAATTTCTTGCCGAATACGGCCTCTTTTTTGCGAAAACCTTTACCCTGATTATCGGTGTTCTGATTCTGCTCTCTGGCGTTGTGGCCATCGCTTCCCGAAATAAGCGAGGTTCTTCCAATGGCCAGCTGGAAGTAACCCGATTGAACGATGAATTTCGCGATATGGTCGATCAGCTCAAATCTGAGGTGTTGGATGAGGAGCAAGTAAAGGCAGAGCAGAAACGTCAGAAAAAAGAGCAAAAAGACAAGAAAAAGCAGGCTAAGCAACAAGCCAAGAAGCTCAAGTCACAAGCCTCGGGGGCTTCTGAAACCGAGGCGGATAAGGCCTCAGACGACACCAAGCCCAGAGTTTACGTACTTGATTTTGATGGCGATATCAGGGCGTCTGCAGTCGACACCATGCGAGAGGAAATTTCGGCGGTGTTAGGACTGGCGCGTCCCAAGGATGAGGTGCTGGTGCGCCTTGAAAGTGGTGGTGGCATGGTTCACAGCTATGGTTTGGCGGCCTCACAATTGCAGCGCATTAGAAACAAGGGTATTCCCTTAACGGTTTCTGTCGATAAAGTGGCTGCCAGTGGTGGATATATGATGGCCTGTATCGGGGATCGAATTTTGGCTGCACCCTTTGCTATTTTGGGTTCAATCGGTGTGGTCGCCCAGCTGCCAAACTTTCATCGACTGCTCAAGAAAAACCATGTCGATGTCGAGCTCTTGACGGCTGGTGAGCACAAGCGGACCCTTACAATGTTTGGTGAGAATACGGAAAAAGGGCGTCAGAAGTTTATGGAAGAGCTTGAGGACACCCATGGCCTGTTCAAGGAGTTTGTTTCCGAGCACCGCCCACAGCTCGATATGGAAACGATCGCTACCGGTGAAGTCTGGTTTGGCAAGCGTGCCCTGGATCAGCAATTGGTCGATGAATTGAAGACCAGCGACGAATACCTGTTTGACCTAAAGGATGACCATGATATTTTTCAGGTGAGCTATGTCTATAAGCGATCCTTACAAGAGAAGTTAGGCTTGGCCGCAGAGCAGTCTGCAGACCGGCTACTGGTCAAGTGGTGGGGACGGATGCAACAGGTAAGACTGTTCTCCTGA
- a CDS encoding crotonase/enoyl-CoA hydratase family protein has protein sequence MLELKTVTVKQDGKVAHLMLNRGDKANAVNQQMWEELQKAFDWVAEEASVRAVVISGSGAHFCSGIDLALLMEIGTKLGKEVARNAQKLKKVIRDSQQLMDTIDSCPKPVLAAIHGCCYGGGIDLISACDMRYCVSDARFTIKEVDMGMAADWGTLQRLPNIVGDGVVRELAYTGRVFDGEEAQRIGLVNESFATNELMLDKVFSVAHQIAAKSPVAVQGTKEMLRYSRDHSIEDGLNYVATWNAAMLQSNDLKVAVMAGMSKSTPEFED, from the coding sequence ATGCTGGAATTGAAAACCGTCACCGTAAAACAGGATGGCAAAGTTGCCCACCTGATGCTGAATCGTGGTGATAAAGCGAACGCCGTGAATCAACAAATGTGGGAAGAGTTGCAAAAGGCGTTTGACTGGGTTGCTGAAGAGGCCAGCGTCCGCGCCGTTGTCATCAGTGGCAGTGGGGCTCATTTTTGCTCGGGTATCGATCTGGCTCTGCTCATGGAAATTGGCACCAAGTTGGGTAAAGAAGTGGCTCGTAATGCCCAGAAACTAAAAAAGGTGATTCGTGACTCCCAGCAGTTGATGGATACGATAGATAGCTGTCCTAAACCGGTTTTGGCGGCGATACATGGCTGTTGCTATGGTGGCGGCATCGATCTGATCTCCGCTTGCGATATGCGCTACTGTGTTTCCGATGCCCGCTTTACCATCAAAGAGGTCGATATGGGTATGGCGGCTGATTGGGGAACCCTGCAGCGACTGCCCAACATTGTCGGAGACGGTGTGGTGCGTGAACTTGCCTACACAGGGCGGGTTTTTGATGGAGAAGAAGCACAGCGCATAGGTTTGGTGAATGAAAGCTTTGCTACCAATGAGCTTATGCTCGACAAGGTGTTCTCAGTAGCTCATCAAATTGCCGCCAAATCTCCCGTAGCCGTTCAGGGCACCAAAGAGATGTTGCGTTACAGCCGTGATCACTCTATCGAAGATGGCCTCAATTATGTTGCCACCTGGAATGCGGCTATGTTGCAGTCAAACGATCTCAAAGTGGCCGTGATGGCTGGTATGAGCAAGTCGACTCCTGAATTTGAAGACTAA
- a CDS encoding YhdH/YhfP family quinone oxidoreductase, whose product MVSQFKALVVDRKEGESLYSQQVAERHLDDLPAGDLLVRVNYSSLNFKDALSAKGNKGVTRQYPHTPGVDAAGVVEFSGSDLFAAGDEVIVTGYDLGMNTSGGFSQYVRIPAEWAVPLPRGLDLRQAMVLGTAGLTAALCVDKLLNVGLKPDLGEVFVSGATGGVGSISVALLAKLGFDVAASTGKLEMVDRLIHLGAKNVVDRDTISEGVDRPMLKETWAGAIDTVGGDILFNIVKSLKYGGSVACCGMVASPNFQANVFPFILRGVNLLGVDSVEQPIELKQAMWQRLAGEWKLDCLDSVVKEISLEELPQAIDMIFRGKAVGRILVRVD is encoded by the coding sequence ATGGTGAGTCAATTCAAAGCGCTGGTTGTTGATCGTAAAGAGGGTGAGAGCCTTTATAGTCAGCAGGTTGCAGAGCGTCATCTTGATGACCTCCCTGCCGGCGATCTACTGGTGCGGGTGAATTACTCCTCACTCAACTTTAAAGATGCCTTGTCAGCCAAAGGGAATAAGGGCGTGACTCGACAATATCCCCATACCCCGGGCGTTGATGCGGCGGGTGTGGTGGAGTTTTCCGGTAGCGACCTGTTTGCGGCCGGAGATGAGGTAATTGTTACCGGTTACGATTTGGGGATGAATACCTCTGGCGGTTTCTCGCAATACGTCCGCATCCCGGCAGAATGGGCAGTTCCATTACCTCGCGGGCTCGATCTTCGCCAGGCTATGGTCCTGGGGACTGCTGGCCTGACGGCCGCGCTTTGCGTCGATAAGTTGCTCAATGTCGGGTTGAAGCCCGATCTGGGGGAAGTGTTTGTGAGCGGCGCAACGGGTGGCGTAGGCAGTATTAGTGTTGCCTTATTGGCCAAGTTGGGATTCGATGTGGCTGCCAGTACTGGCAAGCTGGAGATGGTCGATCGTTTGATTCATCTGGGTGCTAAGAATGTGGTGGATCGCGATACCATCAGCGAAGGTGTTGATCGCCCGATGCTCAAGGAAACCTGGGCCGGTGCGATTGATACGGTCGGTGGCGATATACTCTTTAATATCGTCAAGTCGCTCAAATACGGTGGAAGCGTAGCCTGTTGTGGCATGGTGGCATCACCTAATTTTCAGGCGAATGTTTTTCCTTTTATTCTGCGTGGTGTGAACTTGCTGGGCGTAGATTCCGTAGAGCAGCCTATCGAACTCAAACAAGCTATGTGGCAGCGCCTGGCCGGAGAGTGGAAGCTCGACTGTCTGGATTCGGTAGTGAAAGAAATTTCCCTGGAAGAGCTTCCTCAGGCGATCGATATGATTTTTCGCGGAAAGGCGGTTGGTCGAATTCTGGTAAGGGTCGATTAG
- a CDS encoding methyltransferase domain-containing protein, whose amino-acid sequence MGRWFTKQGRNDLDQLLPSLQHWFDGELGQELLEQQRILIDQSLALVFGYHCAYIGIADAAQLLANSRIGHHFTICPSANARCGIQQVRCDYGQWALADRSVDAVVLHHALDFCLQPQQLLREASRCVIPGGKVILTGFNPYSGMHMLNRCFPRRRQPLSQGRFISARRIQDWLQLLGYSVDEVSYGAFLPLTSKPSLQLLEQRMTHLGRRWHLPLGGFYVIQATREEQVVTPLRPRWRVPRKRLVTGVAVERNSRRRLVE is encoded by the coding sequence ATGGGTCGTTGGTTTACAAAACAGGGAAGAAACGATCTGGATCAGCTGCTGCCGTCTTTGCAACACTGGTTTGACGGAGAGCTTGGGCAGGAGCTGCTGGAGCAACAGCGGATTCTGATAGATCAAAGCCTTGCTCTGGTATTTGGCTATCATTGCGCCTATATCGGTATTGCAGATGCGGCTCAACTGTTGGCTAATTCCCGAATTGGGCATCATTTTACGATTTGCCCAAGCGCCAACGCGCGATGCGGTATTCAGCAGGTTCGTTGCGATTATGGGCAATGGGCGTTAGCGGATCGCAGTGTCGATGCGGTTGTTTTGCATCATGCGCTGGATTTTTGTCTGCAGCCTCAGCAGCTGCTTCGCGAGGCCTCTCGTTGTGTAATCCCTGGTGGTAAGGTGATTTTGACTGGCTTTAATCCTTACAGTGGAATGCACATGCTTAATCGATGTTTTCCGCGTCGTCGCCAACCCCTGTCTCAGGGGCGTTTTATATCAGCGCGTCGAATTCAGGACTGGTTGCAGCTATTGGGGTATTCGGTTGATGAGGTATCCTATGGTGCCTTTTTGCCCTTAACCAGCAAGCCATCACTGCAGTTGCTAGAGCAGCGAATGACCCATCTTGGTCGACGTTGGCATCTGCCTTTGGGCGGGTTTTATGTCATACAGGCCACGCGTGAGGAGCAGGTGGTCACGCCATTGCGTCCCAGATGGCGAGTGCCACGTAAACGGCTGGTGACCGGGGTGGCGGTAGAGAGAAACAGCAGGAGACGATTGGTTGAGTGA
- a CDS encoding SCP2 sterol-binding domain-containing protein: MPTVSEIIDQMKSKFNADAAAGLDVVFQFDIEDGDTYNVTVKDGACEIADGAHDAPSVTLIMSSETLVGIMTGETDGMQAFMGGQLRAEGDIMLATKLADLFPV, from the coding sequence ATGCCTACAGTATCTGAAATCATTGATCAAATGAAATCCAAGTTTAACGCTGACGCCGCGGCTGGACTGGACGTGGTTTTTCAGTTTGATATTGAGGATGGCGACACTTATAACGTCACCGTTAAAGATGGTGCTTGTGAAATTGCTGACGGTGCTCACGATGCACCTTCCGTCACTCTGATCATGAGCTCCGAAACTCTGGTCGGCATCATGACCGGTGAAACCGACGGCATGCAGGCTTTTATGGGCGGTCAATTGCGCGCCGAAGGCGACATCATGCTGGCGACCAAGCTGGCTGACCTGTTCCCGGTTTAA
- the gloB gene encoding hydroxyacylglutathione hydrolase, whose amino-acid sequence MLDFTPIPAFNDNYIWMLCNGQHSWVVDPGDAAPVIRHIKKHNLKLEGILVTHHHPDHIGGIPRLLADYPDLEVIGPENPRIETLTRRVTEGDQIHLLGIDLDIIETPGHTLDHICYFATPPGEKPFLLSGDTLFAGGCGRLFEGTPDQMHRSLQKLAALPANTQVCCAHEYTLANLAFAAAVEPANKKLSDRTERCKQLRADHQPTLPSSLEDELACNPFLRVHVPAVIDAAQQQQGQELNDEAAIFAAIRNWKDRF is encoded by the coding sequence ATGTTAGATTTTACCCCCATCCCTGCCTTCAACGACAATTACATCTGGATGCTGTGCAACGGACAACATTCATGGGTCGTGGATCCGGGAGATGCCGCTCCGGTGATTCGTCATATCAAAAAGCACAACCTTAAACTCGAAGGCATCCTCGTCACCCATCACCACCCTGACCATATAGGAGGCATTCCCCGATTATTGGCTGATTACCCGGACCTGGAGGTTATTGGCCCTGAAAACCCTCGCATTGAAACGCTCACACGCCGGGTAACGGAAGGGGATCAAATCCACCTTCTGGGCATTGATCTGGATATTATCGAAACACCAGGCCACACCCTGGATCATATTTGTTACTTTGCGACGCCCCCAGGGGAGAAACCGTTCCTTTTAAGTGGTGATACTCTATTTGCTGGTGGCTGTGGTCGACTTTTCGAAGGCACCCCAGATCAAATGCACCGTTCACTGCAGAAGCTGGCAGCCCTTCCGGCAAATACTCAAGTATGCTGTGCCCACGAATATACTCTCGCCAACCTCGCGTTTGCGGCGGCCGTCGAACCCGCCAATAAAAAACTGTCCGATCGCACCGAACGATGCAAGCAACTTCGCGCCGATCATCAGCCAACCCTGCCTTCAAGCCTGGAAGACGAACTCGCCTGCAACCCTTTTCTCAGGGTCCATGTCCCTGCCGTTATCGACGCAGCGCAACAGCAGCAAGGGCAGGAGCTGAACGATGAGGCCGCCATTTTTGCGGCTATTCGCAACTGGAAGGATCGCTTCTAG
- the dnaQ gene encoding DNA polymerase III subunit epsilon has protein sequence MRQVVLDTETTGLEPRQGHRIIEIGCVELVGRKHTGRHYHVYINPQREVDQGAMAVHGITNEFLADKPLFSDVCADFVEFIRGAELVIHNAPFDVGFIDHEFRMLDAGLPKVESICGVVDTLVMARGRHPGQKNNLDALCKRYGVDNSSRELHGALLDAEILADLYLVMTGGQTSLSLSGSDQDNADEAIGTIRRLAASRLPLPVVRANESELAAHETKLDEIAGKGQCLWRDIEASS, from the coding sequence ATGCGTCAAGTGGTACTGGATACCGAAACCACGGGCCTGGAGCCCAGGCAAGGGCACCGTATTATCGAGATTGGCTGTGTTGAACTGGTGGGGCGAAAGCACACTGGACGGCACTACCATGTTTACATTAATCCGCAGCGTGAGGTGGACCAGGGAGCTATGGCGGTTCATGGCATCACCAATGAATTTCTTGCCGACAAGCCCTTGTTTTCGGATGTTTGTGCTGACTTTGTGGAGTTTATCCGCGGTGCTGAGCTGGTTATTCATAATGCCCCCTTTGATGTGGGTTTCATCGACCATGAATTCCGCATGCTGGATGCCGGCTTGCCAAAGGTTGAGTCAATTTGTGGTGTCGTTGATACGCTCGTTATGGCTCGAGGACGTCACCCTGGGCAAAAAAACAACCTGGATGCCCTGTGTAAGCGCTATGGGGTAGATAACTCTTCCCGAGAACTGCACGGTGCGTTGCTGGATGCAGAAATTCTCGCCGACCTCTACCTGGTGATGACCGGGGGGCAGACGTCGCTTTCCCTGAGTGGTTCGGATCAGGACAATGCCGATGAAGCGATAGGAACTATTCGCCGGCTTGCAGCGAGTCGATTACCTTTGCCGGTTGTTCGTGCCAACGAATCTGAGTTGGCGGCACACGAAACCAAGTTGGATGAAATTGCAGGTAAAGGGCAATGTCTGTGGCGGGATATTGAGGCATCCTCTTGA
- the rnhA gene encoding ribonuclease HI, which translates to MSEGWVEIYTDGACKGNPGPGGWGALLRYQGKEKSLFGGELDTTNNRMELMAAIKSLEALKRPCRVRLTTDSEYLRKGITEWLVNWKKRGWKTAGKQPVKNADLWQQLDEAVKGHDIQWLWVKGHSGHPGNELADALANAGVQRVLGA; encoded by the coding sequence TTGAGTGAGGGGTGGGTTGAGATTTATACCGACGGAGCCTGTAAAGGGAATCCCGGTCCTGGAGGTTGGGGAGCTTTACTGCGCTACCAAGGCAAGGAAAAATCCCTCTTTGGTGGTGAATTGGATACTACCAATAACCGAATGGAGTTGATGGCTGCGATTAAATCCCTGGAAGCGCTCAAGAGACCTTGTCGGGTGAGGTTAACCACCGATTCCGAGTACTTGCGTAAAGGCATAACGGAATGGCTGGTAAACTGGAAGAAAAGAGGGTGGAAAACCGCCGGGAAGCAGCCGGTCAAGAATGCTGACCTTTGGCAGCAGCTTGATGAGGCGGTCAAAGGTCATGATATCCAATGGTTGTGGGTTAAAGGTCATAGTGGTCATCCCGGTAATGAGCTTGCAGATGCGTTGGCAAATGCTGGGGTTCAGCGAGTATTAGGAGCGTAA
- a CDS encoding lytic transglycosylase has protein sequence MMHPSLLLPCVLALSGSLLIGCQPIAVNKAASDDSAAASITGNQEQSLLPGASSEDSKLNSSESDPAEVNQATLAGPEATETLPARETNLWQRTREGFQLDLDQNNSRIKAQLRWYATHQSYLNRVSNRASRYMFFIVEELEKRDMPRELALLPIVESAFDPFAYSHGRASGIWQFIPSTGRHFGLKQNWWYDGRRDIVASTGAALDYLQQLHKRFGDWELALAAYNSGGGTVAKALRRNRKAGKGEDFWSLSLPRETRAYVPKLIALSKLVKNPNQYNVSLPPIDNAPYFEIVDIDGQLDLAQAAQMAGLDMKGLYQLNPAFNQWATDPDGPHRLLLPVDKANDFKQKLAMVAPEHRVQWQRYKVAQGDSLNRIARQQNTTVALIKEINQLRGSMIRAGQTLLIPQPSANLSTYSLSAHQRTLSRQQRGGNGKQKTTYRVRSGDSFWTISRRHKVSVRELAKWNNMAPGDPLKIGKQLVIWGSQATVSSPSSSGIIRKVNYRVRNGDSLSRIASRFNVGVGQIKRWNTLNAKYLQPGQMLTLYVDVTKGSR, from the coding sequence ATGATGCACCCTTCTTTACTACTGCCGTGTGTTTTAGCGCTTTCCGGCAGTCTGCTTATCGGTTGCCAGCCAATCGCCGTTAACAAGGCCGCCTCCGATGATAGCGCTGCGGCTTCCATCACCGGCAATCAGGAGCAAAGCCTGCTGCCTGGCGCCTCAAGTGAAGACAGCAAACTAAACAGCTCTGAAAGCGATCCGGCTGAAGTTAATCAGGCGACTCTTGCTGGCCCCGAAGCCACCGAGACTCTCCCTGCCCGAGAAACCAACCTTTGGCAGCGAACTCGTGAAGGTTTCCAGCTCGACCTGGACCAAAACAACTCCCGTATCAAAGCTCAACTTCGCTGGTACGCGACGCATCAGTCGTATCTGAACCGGGTCAGCAATCGGGCCAGTCGCTACATGTTTTTTATTGTCGAAGAGCTCGAGAAACGCGATATGCCCAGAGAACTCGCGCTTCTCCCCATTGTTGAAAGTGCTTTCGACCCCTTTGCCTACTCACATGGACGCGCATCGGGAATCTGGCAGTTCATCCCATCCACAGGGCGTCATTTCGGCCTGAAGCAAAACTGGTGGTATGACGGACGTCGAGACATCGTTGCCTCAACCGGCGCCGCCCTGGATTACCTGCAACAACTGCACAAGCGCTTCGGTGATTGGGAGCTGGCTCTGGCCGCTTATAATTCTGGAGGGGGCACGGTCGCCAAAGCGCTGCGTCGAAACCGCAAGGCCGGTAAAGGTGAAGATTTCTGGTCATTGAGCCTGCCTCGCGAAACCCGTGCTTACGTCCCCAAACTGATTGCCCTGAGCAAACTGGTTAAAAACCCAAACCAGTACAATGTCAGCTTACCGCCTATCGACAACGCCCCTTACTTTGAAATCGTCGATATCGACGGCCAACTTGATCTGGCGCAAGCCGCCCAAATGGCCGGCCTCGACATGAAAGGCTTGTACCAGCTGAATCCGGCTTTTAATCAATGGGCTACCGATCCAGACGGCCCTCATCGCCTGCTGCTTCCCGTCGACAAGGCGAATGATTTTAAACAAAAACTGGCCATGGTCGCCCCGGAGCACCGCGTACAATGGCAACGTTACAAGGTGGCACAGGGTGATTCCCTAAACCGTATAGCTCGCCAGCAAAACACAACCGTAGCCCTGATTAAAGAGATCAATCAGCTTCGGGGCAGCATGATTCGAGCCGGCCAAACACTGCTCATCCCCCAGCCCTCCGCCAACCTGTCTACCTATAGCCTAAGCGCACACCAACGCACCCTGAGCCGACAACAACGTGGAGGCAACGGTAAACAAAAAACCACATACCGGGTTCGTTCCGGAGATAGCTTTTGGACAATTTCCCGCCGCCACAAAGTGTCGGTTAGGGAACTGGCCAAGTGGAACAACATGGCCCCGGGAGACCCATTGAAGATCGGCAAACAGCTGGTGATCTGGGGATCCCAAGCAACTGTTAGCAGCCCATCTAGCTCGGGCATTATCCGCAAGGTCAATTACCGAGTACGCAACGGGGATTCCTTATCGCGAATCGCCAGCCGGTTTAATGTCGGGGTTGGACAAATCAAGCGCTGGAACACCCTGAATGCAAAATACTTGCAACCTGGGCAGATGCTCACTCTCTACGTGGATGTCACCAAGGGTAGTCGGTAA
- a CDS encoding TSUP family transporter — MIETVFGLTPAVLLLLLLVAFLAGFIDAVAGGGGMLTIPALLTAGLPPHMALGTNKLCASFGSVTASLTFYRRGIFQPRYWLAAAIGTAIGAMAGTLAADQISAEWLNQLLPLIIIITAIYALISKPLTDDNQGTIPQKRRPRAQWLQGISIGFYDGVAGPGTGSFWTLSNMALYRMNLLYSSGLARVMNCISNVVSLLTFAALGHVNLLLGASLGFALMIGAYVGARSAISLGSRFIRPVFTLVVLGIACRLVWQNWMG; from the coding sequence ATGATAGAAACCGTTTTCGGATTAACGCCAGCGGTGTTACTGCTATTACTACTGGTTGCCTTTCTGGCCGGCTTCATCGATGCCGTCGCAGGGGGCGGTGGTATGCTGACCATTCCCGCCTTGCTCACGGCTGGCCTACCACCTCACATGGCATTGGGCACCAATAAACTCTGCGCATCTTTTGGCTCTGTAACAGCCTCATTAACTTTTTATCGGCGAGGTATTTTTCAACCTCGCTACTGGCTTGCCGCTGCAATTGGCACAGCCATCGGCGCGATGGCAGGAACTCTCGCAGCCGACCAGATCAGCGCAGAGTGGTTAAATCAATTACTGCCACTGATAATCATCATCACAGCCATTTACGCCTTGATATCAAAGCCCTTAACCGATGACAACCAGGGCACAATACCTCAAAAGCGACGCCCCCGTGCCCAGTGGCTACAGGGAATCAGTATTGGGTTTTATGATGGTGTCGCAGGACCCGGGACCGGATCATTCTGGACCCTCAGCAATATGGCATTGTACCGCATGAATCTGCTGTACAGCTCTGGTCTTGCCAGGGTAATGAACTGCATAAGCAATGTCGTTAGCCTTCTTACCTTTGCTGCCCTGGGTCACGTCAACTTGCTACTAGGCGCATCGCTTGGTTTTGCTCTCATGATCGGGGCTTATGTCGGGGCTCGCTCGGCTATCAGTTTGGGAAGCCGATTTATTCGCCCCGTATTCACCCTGGTCGTACTAGGTATCGCCTGTCGACTTGTCTGGCAGAACTGGATGGGATGA